The genomic stretch TTTGAAGCATTCTTTTGTACCAGCCATAATGAGCGATCGCAAAAAGCATAAAGCAAAATAAAATAAGCGGAGCAATCCATCCGGGATTCGTCATCTCTTTTTTTTTCACTTCAAATGATGAAGGGATTAACTGGTGAGAAGTAAAAATTGATTTACCTGAACGTTTGGGCATTTCTATTTTCACCTGAACTATTTTTTGTTTTTCGAATGCGGTATCGCTTTTTATACCAAACACTCCGGCAGGAACCTCATCCTGCATTTGAATAAAATTCCTGAACCAACAAACGCTGTTATTAAACTGACTCGCGGGATTAATAGAAAGGCTATCTGTCATGGTAATCAATAATCGATAGCAAAGTTACATAAAAATATTATTCTTTATTATTTCAAAATATACGCTGCATGATATTGAATGTCAGTATTAAAATTTTGTATCTTTAATAATTACATCCATTTTTCATAAAAATTTTGTCATAAAAAAAAAATTTATAATTTTGCGTTAACTAAAATTTTTACAAAAATTCATTCTTATGAAAAATTTCAGAAATGTTATCATTGGTTTAGTTGTTGTTGTTGCACTTTTTTTTGCATCATGCTCAGCTACTAATCCTTATTGGGTAACTACTAACCCAATAGGAACAAAAGTAGGAAAATCATCAGGTACCTGCTATTTTAAAGTACTCTGTTTTAACGTTGATTACAGTATTCAGACTGCGGCAAAAAATGGAGGTATCAATAAAATAGCTACTGTTGATATTAAAACAACAAATGTTCTTGGAATTATATGGACATTTGAAACCATTGTTACCGGGGAATAATATTCACAACCTATAAAAAAAGAGTAATTCCATTAAAACGGCATTACTCTTTTTTTTTAATACTCATATGAAAAAAAGAAGTATCATTTTTCTGACAACAGGAATAATTATAATTAGCCTTTTAATTATTTTTATTGTTTCAAATTATACCGCTGCAAACCATATCAATTTTGGATTCATGGAATGCCTTAAACTCGATTCCGGCGAATGTCAAATAAAACCAATAGATTCAATATCCCTTCATGAATACGAAAAATATTGCTATTACGACAGCACCCAGCTATGGTTAAACCGCGTGATTGTTGGCAAGAACAAAACTTACATTGGTATGTCGACACGACTTGCCCCACAGGAATATATTTCTCTGATGAAAAACGATTCAATAACAAATATTTTCTTTTCAAGAGAATACAGTTCGAATGAAAAACTTTTTTATGCTTTTTTTCTGAAGAAATACAATAGTTATATTTACCGTACTTTATACTCTGAGCCAAAACATGGTAACATGATATTATTTGATATTATAAATAACGATTCGCTCTCAATAGTAAAACTCTATAACAACAAACCATATCTTTCCGATAAATTAAATTGTGATTAAACGATTTTATTTTCTTTTTCTGATAATTTGTTTTTCCTCATGCATGGGAACAAAAGGTACTGGTATGAAATCAGGGTTTCCGTCCCGAGTTAAGTTTGTGGATATAATATACAAAGGGGTTGATGACGAATTGCTTTTTGCCGGTCCGGTAAAACTTGAACAGGAAAATGGAAAAAATTCAATGGCTCTTGATTTTACTACTGAATTCATTAATAAAACCAGTGATTCTGTAGTTTTTCGATTTACCATTATCAGCAAAAAACAAGGTATCAAATTTCCGGAAGTCAGCATCAGCAGTAATGACACTATTTACTCTGCATACCATTTCAAATTGATGTTTAACGAATCCCGTCATAAAAAATATTATTATCGTTATTCTTTGATAATATCTTATGATTCTTTTTCAAAAATACTTGAAAGCAAATCATTCAAACTTATCTTTAATAATCAGAATATTTTCAACACATCGAAACATTGGCAAAAAAATGCAAATGAAATTAAAAATAAGATTTCACTTATTGCATCCAGTAATATCCGCTAATCATATCATAAGTCGAAAATCTTTTATATCTTAAAATCTTATTTGCTATTTATATCTACAGAAGTATTATTTTATATTCTGCAATCCACTTATATCAAGCTATTCCGCAGATTATATTTATTTTTTAAATAATTTCAAATTATCTGATAATAATCATATATTTGTTGCTATGGAATTTTCCATATTCAAAAATTCATTAACATAAAGACTAAATAAAATATGAAAATTTTAGTATTGAACTGTGGCAGCTCATCAATCAAATATCAGCTGCTCGACATGGCAAATAATGCCGACGTGCTTGCAAAAGGTCTCCTGGAAAGAGTAGGAATTAATGACAGCGTTCTTAAGCACCAGGCAAAAGGAAAAGATGTTTATGTGCTGGTACAGGATGTTCCCAATCATGAAATAGGTGTTGAGCTTATCCTTAAAACCCTTTTACATCCGGAATTTGGAGTAATAAAAGATTCGAAAGAAATTAATGCAGTAGGACATCGCGTAGTACATGGCGGAGAAAAGTTTAGCGGCAGTGTATTAATCACACAGGAAATAATTGATAAAATGGAAGAATGCGTTGACCTCGCACCTTTACACAATCCTGCAAACTTAAAAGGTATTTATGCAATGAGAAAACTGTTACCCGAAGTTCCAATGTGCGGGATATTCGATACAGCTTTCCATATGACCATGCCCGATTTTGTTTATATGTACGGACTTCCATATGAAATGTATGATAAATATAAAGTAAGAAGATATGGTTTCCACGGAACAAGCCACCGCTTTGTTTCACAGAAAGCATGTGAAACCTTAAAAGTAAAATACGAAAACCAGAAAATCATAACTTGTCATCTTGGAAATGGAGCCTCTATTGCTGCTATTAAAGATGGTAAATCATTCGACACATCAATGGGACTTACTCCTGTTGAAGGTTTGATAATGGGTACACGCTGCGGCGACCTCGACCTTGGTGCTTTTCTTTTTATAATGGAAAAAGAAAACATGGATATTAAAAAAGCCAATAACTACATCAATAAGGTTAGCGGTATGATTGGGATTTCAGGAATTTCTTCCGATATGAGAGACATTTGGAAAGCCGCCGACGAAGGGAACAAACGTGCTAAACTTGCAATGGATATGTATATTTATCGCGTTAAAAAATATGTTGGCGCTTATGCTGCCGCTATGGGTGGTGTAGACATTATTATATTTACCGGCGGTATTGGCGAAAACGATTTTCACGTAAGAGCAGGTGTTTGTAAAGAAATGGAATACATGGGACTTGTTTTCGATACAGAAAAAAATAATAATTTAAGAGGCAAAGATGCGATACTAACAAAACCAGAATCCAAAGTAAAAGTTATGACTATATGTACTAACGAGGAATTGGTTATTGCTTTAGATACCATTGATATTATCTTAAAAAAATAAATTCCCCTTTCAAAAAATGCCGGATAAAACCGGCATTTTTTTAATATTTTATATGCCCTGCTTAATTCTATAGTTATTTACATAAGCTATTATCTCGGGAAAAAATTTTTCAAAATCTTTTTTATATAAAGTATAATTTTTCTTTAATTCATCAACTGCATTCATAAGATTTGAAGAATTTTTTGCTCTTCCCGACATACGCTCTAACGCAAAACGAACTCCATCGTATGTTGCATACGACACCAACAAATTTTTAAAACGCATATATATAAAAGCAACCTGGAAACCTGTAGAAAAAAGTTTTCGATGCTCTTTTAAAACTTTATAACTCTTCAGTGCAAAATCATTCAGGCTTTCATCTGAATATTTTTTCCAATTGACTGCAAGAAAATGGTCATAATA from Bacteroidales bacterium encodes the following:
- a CDS encoding TRL domain-containing protein; protein product: MKNFRNVIIGLVVVVALFFASCSATNPYWVTTNPIGTKVGKSSGTCYFKVLCFNVDYSIQTAAKNGGINKIATVDIKTTNVLGIIWTFETIVTGE
- a CDS encoding acetate kinase, which translates into the protein MKILVLNCGSSSIKYQLLDMANNADVLAKGLLERVGINDSVLKHQAKGKDVYVLVQDVPNHEIGVELILKTLLHPEFGVIKDSKEINAVGHRVVHGGEKFSGSVLITQEIIDKMEECVDLAPLHNPANLKGIYAMRKLLPEVPMCGIFDTAFHMTMPDFVYMYGLPYEMYDKYKVRRYGFHGTSHRFVSQKACETLKVKYENQKIITCHLGNGASIAAIKDGKSFDTSMGLTPVEGLIMGTRCGDLDLGAFLFIMEKENMDIKKANNYINKVSGMIGISGISSDMRDIWKAADEGNKRAKLAMDMYIYRVKKYVGAYAAAMGGVDIIIFTGGIGENDFHVRAGVCKEMEYMGLVFDTEKNNNLRGKDAILTKPESKVKVMTICTNEELVIALDTIDIILKK
- a CDS encoding ACP phosphodiesterase, translated to MNFLAHLYLSGNNDEIMVGNILADRRRSGGIHHLSEGIQKGIHLHHAIDKFTDKHPVVAESKQRLRAEFRHYSPVIADIYYDHFLAVNWKKYSDESLNDFALKSYKVLKEHRKLFSTGFQVAFIYMRFKNLLVSYATYDGVRFALERMSGRAKNSSNLMNAVDELKKNYTLYKKDFEKFFPEIIAYVNNYRIKQGI